The region CACGTTATATGAGCAACTATGTCGAAGATGCTAAAACATTTAAAAAAGGCGTTATTCCACTCTTATTTTTAATTCTTTTAGTCTTTGGAGTCATCATGTTACAACCAGACTTCGGAAGTGGGATGGTTATTGTTGCCACAGGTTTTGTCATGCTATTTATCTGTGGGGTTCCCATTCGATACTTTGTCTACTTCATCTTAACAGGTATTGCTGGGATTGTCGTTTTAATTATCTCTGCACCTTATCGTCTTCAACGTATTACCGCCTACCTTGATCCATGGAGCGACCCTATTGGATCTGGATTCCAAATTATCCAATCACTTTATGCCATTGCACCAGGTGGATTATTCGGAACGGGTCTTGGAAATAGTGTTCAGAAGTATTTCTACCTACCCGAGCCACAAACTGATTTTATTTTCGCTATTGTTTCAGAAGAATTAGGATTTATTGGTTCTGTTGGAACTCTTATACTATTTATATTATTTTTTGCAAGATGCTCCTACATTATCCTTAAAACGGATGATCTTTTTGGGAAATATATCGTTGTTGGAATTATGTCCATGCTGATTATCCAAGTCATGATTAATATCGGAGTTGTCATTGGGTTAATTCCAGTTACCGGAATCACTTTACCCTTTATGAGTTATGGAGGTTCTTCTTTAACGATTACACTTCTTTCAATTGGTATTGTCTTAAATATCAGCCGTCATATGAAACCTTAAAGCCAATCCATGGATAGGCATTTGAGATAAAATGTTATAAAAATGTTGGCTTATCCCCTATTAATGTATTCAATCACTCTTGAAATGTCCTATCTAGTTAAACACAGACTCACCAAATGGGTGAGTTTTTTTCTTAAACACCTTCAGATTGATGAGTTCTGATTCATAAAAAAAATTAGGCATCGCCTAATTTTTTTTATTTAAGTCCTTCTACCAACCCTATAAAATGATCGCCTCTTTGTTCAAAGTTTTGATATTGATCCCAACTTGCACAAGCTGGAGCGAATAAAACAATATCACCTGCTATAGCCTGCTCATAGGCATCTTCAACTGCTTGATCTAAATGATCATAGACAGTACATGGCATTAAATGCTCATCTGCTAATGCTTTAAATCGATGCTTTGTCTCTCCATAGGTCACAATAGATTTGATTTTATTGAAATATGGGACTAATCCACTTAAATCATGACCTCGATCTAACCCACCAGCAATTAAAATAATAGGGCCATCAAAGGCTTTTAATGCCGTTTGCGTTGCAATAATATTAGTTGCTTTAGAATTATTATAATACTTAACTCCCTTAATCTCACCAACAAATTGAAGACGATGTTTAACGCCAGCAAATCGTTTTAAAACCGTTCGAATAGCTTCTAAATCACATCCATATAAGAGACTAACTGCAACTGCACCTAAAACATCTTGAAGATTATGATCTCCTTTTAATAAAATATCTTTAACATCTATAATCCATTCTTCTTTAAAATAAACTGCTCCCTCTAAAATATAAGCACCCTCTACTTTCTCTGATAAAGAAAACGGAATACAAGTGGCCTTTGTTTGTTTAATCCCTTCCACAATCACATCATCTTCACTATTATAAACACAATAATCATCACTTGTTTGATTTTTAATTAAATTTAATTTGGCTTGTCGATACTCATCAAGATTCAAATGATAATCTAAATGTGCTTCTGTGATATTTAACAACAATGAAATACGTGGTCTAAATAAAGGCATTCCCATTAATTGAAAAGACGAAAGTTCCGTCACTAAAACTTGATTTGCCTGAGCAACTTTAGCAACCTCTGTTGCGACTTCTCCAATATTTCCAGCAATTAATGGATTTAACGTACTTTCTTTTAACATTTCATAGATAAGGGTTGTCGTCGTCGTTTTACCGTTTGTTCCCGTAATACCGATAAACGGTGCTTCACAAATTTCAAAAGCTAACTCAACTTCCGTGATAATCGGAATCTTTAATTCTTGAGCACGTTTTAGAAGGGGCACTTTTAGGTAAGGGATTCCCGGATTCTTAACAATTAAATCAAAATCTCGATCTAACAATTCTAATGGATGACCACCTGTTATCACTTCGAATCCTTCTGCTACCATTTCTTTTGCAT is a window of Turicibacter sanguinis DNA encoding:
- the murD gene encoding UDP-N-acetylmuramoyl-L-alanine--D-glutamate ligase, whose translation is MNKINSYVNKRVLVMGLAKSGKAAARMLKELNAEVVINDRTPLSENEDAKEMVAEGFEVITGGHPLELLDRDFDLIVKNPGIPYLKVPLLKRAQELKIPIITEVELAFEICEAPFIGITGTNGKTTTTTLIYEMLKESTLNPLIAGNIGEVATEVAKVAQANQVLVTELSSFQLMGMPLFRPRISLLLNITEAHLDYHLNLDEYRQAKLNLIKNQTSDDYCVYNSEDDVIVEGIKQTKATCIPFSLSEKVEGAYILEGAVYFKEEWIIDVKDILLKGDHNLQDVLGAVAVSLLYGCDLEAIRTVLKRFAGVKHRLQFVGEIKGVKYYNNSKATNIIATQTALKAFDGPIILIAGGLDRGHDLSGLVPYFNKIKSIVTYGETKHRFKALADEHLMPCTVYDHLDQAVEDAYEQAIAGDIVLFAPACASWDQYQNFEQRGDHFIGLVEGLK
- the spoVE gene encoding stage V sporulation protein E yields the protein MKNKQSSIDLLTLLLALSITTIGLIFVLSSSYIWAEYKFDDAFYFFKRQFLFASIGVIGMIAVSRIDYQIYKKYATPFFLVSLVLLILVLVPGIGLVRGGARSWIGIGAFSLQPSEFMKLGLIVFLARYMSNYVEDAKTFKKGVIPLLFLILLVFGVIMLQPDFGSGMVIVATGFVMLFICGVPIRYFVYFILTGIAGIVVLIISAPYRLQRITAYLDPWSDPIGSGFQIIQSLYAIAPGGLFGTGLGNSVQKYFYLPEPQTDFIFAIVSEELGFIGSVGTLILFILFFARCSYIILKTDDLFGKYIVVGIMSMLIIQVMINIGVVIGLIPVTGITLPFMSYGGSSLTITLLSIGIVLNISRHMKP